A portion of the Paenibacillus hamazuiensis genome contains these proteins:
- a CDS encoding anti-sigma factor family protein → MWMKHLNDLQLQRFQNSRCTPQEATRIRKHLRRCDVCRRELMAYAELNRALAAQPLMAAPAHTAERVMAALRSNPASSSAAPRPRLKLGVELANGCVAAAATYLFISTGVWSKIVSIDAVKLGADVHIRTLELVKIVETWARLI, encoded by the coding sequence ATGTGGATGAAGCACCTGAACGATCTGCAGCTGCAACGGTTTCAGAATAGCCGCTGCACCCCGCAGGAAGCGACCCGCATTCGCAAGCATCTTCGCCGCTGCGACGTCTGCCGCCGCGAGCTGATGGCTTACGCCGAGCTGAACCGGGCGCTTGCCGCGCAGCCTCTTATGGCCGCTCCCGCACATACGGCGGAGCGGGTGATGGCTGCGCTGCGGTCGAATCCGGCATCTTCGTCCGCGGCCCCGCGTCCGCGGCTTAAGCTCGGAGTCGAACTCGCCAACGGCTGTGTGGCCGCCGCGGCGACATATTTGTTTATATCGACGGGAGTTTGGTCGAAAATCGTATCGATCGACGCCGTGAAGCTCGGTGCGGACGTACATATACGGACCCTGGAGCTGGTTAAGATCGTGGAAACATGGGCGCGGCTGATCTAA
- a CDS encoding RNA polymerase sigma factor, which yields MNKQKGGEAMERPTDEELVARIRQGHDDAYRALVERHQNYIFTLIYRQVEHRETAEDLMQEVFIKLYRSLFHFRGDAKFTTWLYRLTLNLVADYRRARKRRPLESLLDVVREWFSDEREQPEQMSLHREERDAVQRIVAELPEKYRLIVGLYHFQQLSYREIAQITGLPVKTVETRLYRGKAMLKQKWLEVNGNVDEAPERSAAATVSE from the coding sequence ATGAACAAACAAAAAGGCGGTGAAGCCATGGAGCGGCCCACGGACGAAGAGCTGGTCGCCCGTATCCGTCAAGGCCATGACGATGCTTATCGCGCGCTGGTGGAGCGTCATCAAAATTATATATTCACGCTTATTTACCGGCAGGTGGAGCACCGGGAAACCGCCGAAGATTTGATGCAGGAAGTATTTATCAAGCTGTACCGTTCCTTGTTTCATTTTCGGGGCGACGCGAAATTTACGACGTGGCTCTACAGACTCACCCTTAATCTCGTGGCGGATTACCGCAGAGCCCGCAAAAGAAGGCCGCTCGAATCGCTTCTGGATGTGGTCAGGGAATGGTTTTCCGACGAGCGCGAGCAGCCGGAGCAGATGTCCCTTCACAGGGAAGAGCGCGATGCCGTTCAGCGGATCGTGGCCGAACTGCCGGAGAAATACCGGCTGATTGTCGGGTTGTATCATTTTCAGCAGCTGTCGTATCGGGAAATTGCGCAAATTACCGGATTGCCCGTGAAAACGGTGGAAACCCGGCTGTACCGGGGCAAAGCGATGCTGAAGCAAAAATGGCTGGAGGTGAACGGCAATGTGGATGAAGCACCTGAACGATCTGCAGCTGCAACGGTTTCAGAATAG